The Nocardioides salarius genome includes a region encoding these proteins:
- a CDS encoding ParA family protein, with translation MRTAADLADQPSGFADEATPLAQAAEHSLSVRLRSRSLPPAPRPDATRVFVVANQKGGVGKTTTTVNVAAALAQLGQRVLVIDLDPQGNASTALNVDHHRGVPSTYDALVDGAPLTDVISPCPEVDNLWVVPATIDLAGAEIELVSVVAREGRLRKAIHGHPGVGSAAEAGDDRFDYVIVDCPPSLGLLTLNALVAGEEMLIPIQAEYYALEGLGQLLETVDMVKAHLNPALSVSTILVTMYDGRTRLAAGVAEEVREHFGDQVLRTAIPRSVRVSEAPSYAQTVMTYDPGSPGALSYLEAAREITHRGVRS, from the coding sequence GTGCGGACCGCGGCGGACCTGGCCGACCAGCCGTCCGGCTTCGCGGACGAGGCCACTCCCCTGGCTCAGGCCGCCGAGCACAGCCTCTCGGTGCGCTTGCGGTCCCGGTCCCTCCCCCCGGCTCCCCGCCCCGACGCCACCCGGGTCTTCGTGGTGGCCAACCAGAAGGGCGGCGTGGGCAAGACCACCACGACCGTCAACGTGGCCGCGGCCCTCGCCCAGCTGGGGCAGCGGGTCCTGGTGATCGACCTGGACCCCCAGGGCAACGCCTCCACGGCGCTCAACGTCGACCACCACCGCGGCGTCCCGAGCACCTACGACGCGCTGGTCGACGGCGCGCCGCTCACCGACGTCATCAGCCCGTGCCCCGAGGTGGACAACCTCTGGGTGGTCCCGGCCACGATCGACCTCGCCGGCGCGGAGATCGAGCTCGTCAGCGTGGTGGCCCGGGAGGGCAGGCTGCGCAAGGCCATCCACGGCCACCCGGGGGTGGGCTCGGCCGCCGAGGCCGGGGACGACCGGTTCGACTACGTGATCGTCGACTGCCCGCCGTCGCTGGGGCTGCTCACGCTCAACGCCCTGGTGGCGGGCGAGGAGATGCTGATCCCGATCCAGGCTGAGTACTACGCGCTGGAGGGGCTCGGACAGCTGCTCGAGACCGTCGACATGGTCAAGGCGCACCTCAACCCGGCGCTGTCGGTCTCCACGATCCTGGTCACGATGTACGACGGGCGCACCCGGCTGGCGGCGGGGGTCGCGGAGGAGGTCCGCGAGCACTTCGGCGACCAGGTGCTGCGCACCGCCATCCCCCGCTCGGTCCGGGTCTCCGAGGCGCCGTCCTACGCGCAGACGGTCATGACCTACGATCCGGGTTCGCCCGGCGCGCTGTCCTACCTGGAGGCGGCACGCGAGATCACCCACCGAGGAGTCCGCTCGTGA
- the rnpA gene encoding ribonuclease P protein component, which produces MLPAAHRLRDGSDFRAASRRGRRAGSRTLVAHLLVGDDDVVRIGFVVSKAVGNAVVRNRVKRRLRHLAREHVSTLPGSAVLVVRALPAAAQASYAELGTDLDRCLQRVRP; this is translated from the coding sequence TTGCTCCCCGCCGCCCACCGTCTGCGTGACGGCTCGGACTTCCGAGCCGCCTCACGCCGAGGTCGGCGCGCGGGGTCACGGACGCTGGTGGCGCACCTCCTGGTCGGCGACGACGACGTGGTGCGCATCGGGTTCGTGGTCAGCAAGGCCGTGGGCAACGCCGTGGTTCGCAACCGCGTGAAGCGCCGACTGCGCCACCTGGCCCGGGAGCACGTCTCGACGCTCCCGGGCTCTGCTGTGCTCGTGGTCCGGGCGCTGCCCGCCGCTGCCCAGGCGTCGTACGCCGAGCTCGGCACCGACCTCGACCGCTGCCTGCAGCGGGTACGGCCGTGA
- the yidD gene encoding membrane protein insertion efficiency factor YidD translates to MKHVLVALLRVYRAVVSPIYGQVCRYHPSCSAYALEAVQVHGSLRGTRLATRRVGRCHPWAAGGYDPVPPARGSSPPGAEPPARSSPAPSPHSTQQGA, encoded by the coding sequence GTGAAGCACGTGCTGGTCGCGCTGCTGCGCGTCTACCGCGCCGTGGTGAGCCCGATCTACGGCCAGGTCTGCCGCTACCACCCCTCGTGCTCGGCGTACGCCCTCGAGGCCGTGCAGGTGCATGGCAGTCTGAGGGGCACGCGGCTGGCCACCCGGCGCGTCGGTCGCTGCCACCCGTGGGCGGCCGGGGGCTACGACCCGGTGCCGCCCGCGCGGGGCTCCTCACCACCCGGTGCGGAACCTCCGGCACGCAGCAGCCCCGCACCCTCCCCGCACTCGACCCAGCAAGGAGCCTGA
- the rsmG gene encoding 16S rRNA (guanine(527)-N(7))-methyltransferase RsmG, protein MPDVARGVFPSERMAAVERYASLLAEAGVERGLIGPREVPRLWDRHLLNSAVLSEWVPPGVEVCDIGSGAGLPGVVLALARPDVRVTLVEPLLRRTVFLEEVVAELELAGQVEVVRARAEEVHGRRTFDVVTSRAVAPLERLLGWSMPLVAPSGALLAMKGSSVAEEVERTRAELAVWRCAEPEIGRLGESVLEEATWVLRVAWGDPASVSWPPQRAGAAKAGRSGAGGKRARRQSRRSGPT, encoded by the coding sequence GTGCCCGACGTGGCCCGGGGGGTGTTCCCGTCCGAGCGGATGGCAGCCGTCGAGCGGTATGCCTCGCTGCTGGCCGAGGCCGGGGTGGAGCGAGGCCTGATCGGGCCCCGGGAGGTCCCCCGGCTCTGGGACCGGCACCTGCTCAACAGCGCCGTGCTCTCGGAGTGGGTGCCGCCCGGCGTCGAGGTCTGTGACATCGGGTCGGGGGCCGGCCTTCCCGGCGTGGTGCTGGCGCTGGCCCGTCCAGACGTCCGGGTGACCCTGGTGGAGCCCCTGCTGCGACGCACCGTTTTCCTGGAGGAGGTCGTCGCCGAGCTCGAGCTCGCCGGACAGGTCGAGGTGGTCCGCGCACGCGCCGAGGAGGTGCACGGGCGCCGCACCTTCGACGTCGTCACCTCCCGGGCGGTCGCTCCCCTGGAGCGCCTCCTCGGCTGGTCGATGCCGTTGGTCGCCCCCTCGGGCGCCCTCCTGGCGATGAAGGGCTCCTCGGTCGCCGAGGAGGTCGAGCGGACGCGCGCCGAGCTGGCCGTCTGGCGATGCGCTGAGCCCGAGATCGGCCGCCTCGGCGAATCCGTGCTGGAGGAGGCGACCTGGGTGCTGCGAGTGGCCTGGGGGGACCCGGCCTCGGTATCGTGGCCGCCGCAGCGCGCGGGCGCCGCGAAGGCGGGGCGTTCCGGCGCTGGCGGCAAGCGGGCTCGTCGTCAGTCGCGTCGGTCCGGCCCCACGTGA
- the dnaN gene encoding DNA polymerase III subunit beta — protein MKFRVERDVLADAVAWAARSLPVRPSVPVLAGLLVEATDQGLLLSTFDYETSARATLPAEVSGEGRALVSGRLLADICRSLPAKPVEMVLDGARVSLTCGSARFSLQTMPVEDYPSLPEMPAATGTVQSDLFAHAVAQAITAAGRDDMLPVLTGVRIEIDGSSISLLATDRFRLSQRELGWDPRTPDESMAALVPAKVLGDTAKSLTAGSEVTIALAASGSGEGIIGFEGAAGGGIRRTTTRLLDGEFPKVRSLFPSEHLTVAKVDKAALIESVKRVSLVAERNTAVQLAFSEGVLTLDAGSGDEAQASESIEADVDGEALTTGFNPQFLLDGLTAIDESVVELAFTQASKPVVISGSPAEGDTDPGFRYLLMPRRLLS, from the coding sequence GTGAAGTTCCGCGTCGAACGTGACGTGCTCGCCGACGCCGTCGCGTGGGCAGCTCGCAGCCTCCCGGTCCGACCCAGCGTGCCCGTGCTCGCGGGGCTGCTGGTCGAGGCCACCGACCAGGGCCTGCTCTTGTCGACCTTCGACTACGAGACGTCGGCACGGGCCACGCTGCCGGCGGAGGTCTCGGGCGAGGGTCGTGCGCTGGTCAGCGGTCGCCTCCTCGCCGACATCTGCCGCAGCCTGCCCGCGAAGCCGGTCGAGATGGTGCTCGACGGCGCCCGCGTCTCGCTCACCTGCGGATCCGCCCGGTTCAGCCTGCAGACCATGCCGGTCGAGGACTACCCCTCGCTGCCCGAGATGCCGGCCGCGACCGGCACCGTGCAGAGCGACCTGTTCGCCCACGCGGTCGCCCAGGCCATCACCGCGGCCGGCCGGGACGACATGCTCCCCGTGTTGACCGGCGTGCGCATCGAGATCGACGGCTCGTCGATCTCGTTGCTGGCCACCGACCGGTTCCGGCTCTCCCAGCGCGAGCTCGGCTGGGACCCCCGCACCCCCGACGAGTCGATGGCCGCACTCGTGCCCGCCAAGGTGCTCGGCGACACCGCCAAGTCCCTGACCGCCGGCAGCGAGGTGACCATCGCGCTGGCCGCCAGCGGCTCGGGCGAGGGCATCATCGGCTTCGAGGGCGCGGCCGGCGGCGGGATCCGGCGTACGACGACCCGGTTGCTCGACGGCGAGTTCCCCAAGGTCCGCAGCCTCTTCCCCAGCGAGCACCTCACGGTGGCCAAGGTCGACAAGGCGGCGCTGATCGAGTCGGTCAAGCGCGTCTCGCTGGTCGCTGAGCGCAACACCGCCGTCCAGCTCGCCTTCAGCGAGGGCGTGCTGACCCTCGACGCCGGATCCGGCGACGAGGCGCAGGCCTCGGAGTCGATCGAGGCCGACGTCGACGGCGAGGCGCTGACCACCGGGTTCAACCCCCAGTTCCTCCTCGACGGCCTGACCGCGATCGACGAGTCGGTCGTCGAGCTGGCCTTCACGCAGGCCTCCAAGCCCGTGGTGATCAGCGGATCCCCGGCCGAGGGCGACACCGACCCCGGCTTCCGCTACCTGCTGATGCCGCGGCGCCTGCTCTCGTAG
- a CDS encoding ParB/RepB/Spo0J family partition protein: protein MNAPRPATRRGLGRGLGSLIPTSPAAGPEVGRTGGPGATQDASPSQHDAGTDGADRSAADGAPDGDGRGSVDPGLAPVHGAWFSEIPVAQIVPNRVQPRQVFDEDAMAELVHSIREVGLLQPIVVRRVADEGFELVMGERRWRASQEAGLTAIPAIVRETDDTDMLRDALLENLHRSELNPLEEASAYAQLLEDFGCTHDELAQRIGRSRPQISNTLRLLRLSPAVQRRVAAGVLSAGHARSLLAVDDADLQDRLAQRVVSEGISVRGLEEIVAVGDHDRPGPRTRRSKPSAPGLADIAERLSDRLETRVKVDMGRSKGKISVEFATMDDLQRIIDVIDPRNRQDRPI from the coding sequence GTGAACGCACCTCGTCCCGCCACGCGCCGCGGCCTCGGTCGGGGCCTCGGATCGCTGATTCCCACCTCCCCCGCCGCCGGCCCCGAGGTCGGGCGAACGGGTGGCCCCGGTGCCACCCAGGACGCCTCTCCGTCGCAGCACGACGCCGGCACCGACGGTGCCGACCGGTCCGCCGCGGACGGTGCACCCGATGGTGACGGACGTGGGAGCGTGGACCCCGGGCTGGCGCCGGTGCACGGGGCCTGGTTCAGCGAGATCCCGGTCGCCCAGATCGTCCCCAACCGGGTGCAGCCGCGCCAGGTGTTCGACGAGGACGCGATGGCCGAGCTGGTGCACTCGATCCGCGAGGTCGGGCTGCTCCAGCCGATCGTCGTGCGTCGCGTCGCCGACGAGGGCTTCGAGCTGGTGATGGGCGAGCGACGCTGGCGCGCGTCGCAGGAGGCCGGCCTGACCGCCATCCCGGCGATCGTGCGCGAGACCGACGACACCGACATGCTGCGCGACGCGCTGCTGGAGAACCTGCACCGCTCGGAGCTCAACCCGCTGGAGGAGGCCTCGGCCTACGCCCAGCTGCTCGAGGACTTCGGATGCACGCACGACGAGCTGGCCCAGCGGATCGGGCGCTCACGCCCCCAGATCTCCAACACCCTGCGCCTGCTGCGGCTCAGCCCCGCCGTGCAGCGCCGGGTCGCCGCGGGAGTGCTCTCGGCCGGTCACGCGCGCAGCCTGCTCGCGGTCGACGACGCCGACCTGCAGGACCGGCTGGCCCAGCGGGTGGTCTCGGAGGGCATCAGCGTGCGGGGGCTCGAGGAGATCGTCGCCGTCGGCGACCACGACCGGCCCGGCCCGCGCACCCGGCGGTCCAAGCCGTCGGCGCCGGGTCTCGCCGACATCGCTGAGCGGCTCTCGGACCGCCTGGAGACCCGGGTCAAGGTCGACATGGGACGCAGCAAGGGCAAGATCAGCGTCGAGTTCGCCACGATGGACGACCTGCAGCGCATCATCGACGTCATCGACCCACGCAACCGCCAGGACAGGCCGATCTAG
- a CDS encoding Jag family protein, translating to MTQDVTQDVSAEQEQAEPAVAGESDSSRVERLENEGDIAADYLEELLDIADLDGDLDMDVEGDRAAVSIVGADLSQLVGARGEVLDALQELTRLAVYRETGERSRLMLDISGFRAEKRTQLEALAAEKCAEARQSGRRVDLEPMSPFERKVVHDAVAAAGLGSESEGVEPRRYVVILPE from the coding sequence GTGACCCAGGACGTGACCCAGGACGTCAGTGCCGAGCAGGAGCAGGCCGAGCCGGCCGTCGCCGGTGAGAGCGACAGCTCGCGCGTCGAGCGCCTCGAGAACGAGGGCGATATCGCCGCGGACTACCTCGAGGAGCTCCTCGACATCGCCGACCTCGACGGCGACCTCGACATGGACGTCGAGGGCGACCGTGCGGCCGTCTCGATCGTGGGTGCCGACCTCTCCCAGCTGGTGGGTGCTCGTGGCGAGGTGCTCGACGCGCTCCAGGAGCTGACCCGTCTGGCCGTCTACCGCGAGACCGGCGAGCGTTCGCGGCTGATGCTCGACATCTCGGGCTTCCGTGCCGAGAAGCGCACGCAGCTCGAGGCGCTGGCCGCCGAGAAGTGTGCCGAGGCGCGGCAGTCCGGTCGGCGCGTCGACCTCGAGCCGATGAGCCCGTTCGAGCGCAAGGTCGTGCACGACGCCGTCGCGGCCGCTGGGCTGGGCTCGGAGTCCGAGGGCGTCGAGCCGCGTCGCTACGTGGTGATCCTCCCTGAGTGA
- the dnaA gene encoding chromosomal replication initiator protein DnaA — MERGGPVRTRQEIHLVEDSSSELGNAWASVLADLQPNQRAWLRASEPVTLHGNTAIVAVPNDFTRNQLEGRLRGQLEDALTVRFGREIRIAVTVNPELEENVAEPTPLPADDSGRYVDMSPSVVPPPTEAPRQHVPDERDAPAPAQAPSALETRLNPKYTFETFVIGSSNRFPHAAAVAVAEAPGKAYNPLLVYGDSGLGKTHLLHAIGHYVRSLYNGAKVRYVSSEEFTNEFINAIRDDRQDRFKRRYRDVDVLLIDDIQFLEGKTQTQEEFFHTFNTLHNANKQIVLTSDRPPKRLEALEDRLRNRFEWGLITDVQPPDLETRIAILRKKAAMDRLTAPPDVLEFIASKIQTNIRELEGALIRVTAFANLNRQEVDMTLAEIVLKDLIPEGGEPEITAGLIIAQTAAYFGLAIDELTGPSRGRHLVMARQIAMYLCRELTELSLPKIGAQFGNRDHTTVMYADRKINQLLAERRAVFNQVSELTNRVKLQARQG; from the coding sequence GTGGAACGAGGTGGCCCAGTTCGGACCAGGCAGGAGATCCACCTCGTGGAGGACAGCAGCTCGGAGCTCGGGAACGCGTGGGCCAGCGTGCTCGCGGACCTGCAGCCCAACCAGCGGGCCTGGCTGCGCGCCAGCGAGCCGGTGACCCTGCACGGGAACACCGCGATCGTGGCCGTGCCCAACGACTTCACCCGCAACCAGCTCGAGGGCCGGCTGCGCGGCCAGCTCGAGGACGCCCTGACGGTGCGGTTCGGGCGCGAGATCCGGATCGCGGTCACCGTGAACCCCGAGCTCGAGGAGAACGTCGCCGAGCCCACGCCCCTGCCGGCCGACGACTCAGGTCGATATGTCGACATGTCTCCTTCGGTGGTCCCGCCGCCGACCGAGGCGCCTCGCCAGCACGTGCCCGACGAGCGGGACGCCCCCGCCCCGGCGCAGGCCCCCAGCGCCCTGGAGACCCGGCTCAACCCGAAGTACACCTTCGAGACCTTCGTCATCGGCTCCTCCAACCGCTTCCCGCACGCCGCGGCCGTGGCGGTGGCCGAGGCGCCCGGCAAGGCCTACAACCCGCTGCTCGTCTACGGCGACTCCGGGCTGGGCAAGACCCACCTGCTGCACGCCATCGGCCACTACGTCCGCTCGCTCTACAACGGCGCCAAGGTGCGCTACGTCTCGAGCGAGGAGTTCACCAACGAGTTCATCAACGCGATCCGCGACGACCGGCAGGACCGGTTCAAGCGGCGCTACCGCGACGTCGACGTCCTGCTGATCGACGACATCCAGTTCCTGGAGGGCAAGACCCAGACCCAGGAGGAGTTCTTCCACACCTTCAACACGCTGCACAACGCCAACAAGCAGATCGTGCTGACCTCCGACCGGCCCCCCAAGCGCCTCGAGGCCCTCGAGGACCGGTTGCGCAACCGCTTCGAGTGGGGCCTGATCACCGACGTCCAGCCCCCCGACCTCGAGACCCGCATCGCCATCCTGCGCAAGAAGGCCGCGATGGACCGGCTCACGGCGCCGCCCGACGTGCTCGAGTTCATCGCCTCCAAGATCCAGACCAACATCCGCGAGCTCGAGGGCGCGCTGATCCGGGTCACGGCCTTCGCGAACCTCAACCGCCAGGAGGTCGACATGACCCTGGCCGAGATCGTCCTCAAGGACCTGATCCCCGAGGGCGGGGAGCCCGAGATCACCGCCGGGCTGATCATCGCCCAGACCGCCGCCTACTTCGGGCTGGCCATCGACGAGCTCACCGGGCCCAGCCGCGGACGGCACCTGGTGATGGCGCGCCAGATCGCGATGTACCTGTGCCGTGAGCTGACCGAGCTCTCGTTGCCCAAGATCGGTGCGCAGTTCGGCAACCGCGACCACACGACCGTGATGTACGCCGACCGCAAGATCAACCAGCTGCTCGCCGAGCGTCGCGCGGTCTTCAACCAGGTCAGCGAGCTCACCAACCGGGTCAAGCTGCAGGCCCGCCAGGGCTGA
- a CDS encoding GNAT family N-acetyltransferase, giving the protein MARRVVRLTLDLLEELDAPCRTCAVWQLDPVRRARACTPREAAEERAAWTSGVLREWGSCGRVVLVDGRAVGHLVYAPPAFVPGADAFATSPVSPDAVLLVSGYVDPVHAGGGLGRVLVQAMARDLLGRGGIRAVEAFGRTDLVPGHGPRAWGGSQVAGCALPVGFLGGVGFGTQRPHPLTPRMRMDLGSVLTWRDEVEAAIERLRGAVRPVAVPAAERSEPPAP; this is encoded by the coding sequence GTGGCACGCAGGGTCGTCCGGCTGACGCTGGACCTGCTCGAGGAGCTCGACGCGCCGTGCCGCACCTGCGCGGTCTGGCAGCTCGACCCGGTGCGCCGGGCCCGCGCCTGCACGCCGCGCGAGGCGGCCGAGGAGCGTGCCGCCTGGACCTCCGGGGTGCTGCGCGAGTGGGGATCCTGCGGCCGGGTGGTGCTGGTCGACGGACGCGCCGTGGGCCACCTGGTCTACGCGCCGCCGGCGTTCGTGCCCGGAGCCGACGCCTTCGCCACCTCCCCGGTCTCGCCCGACGCCGTGCTGCTCGTCAGCGGGTACGTCGACCCGGTGCACGCCGGCGGGGGCCTGGGGCGGGTGCTGGTGCAGGCGATGGCCCGCGACCTGCTCGGGCGCGGCGGGATCCGCGCGGTGGAGGCCTTCGGGCGCACCGACCTGGTGCCCGGGCACGGGCCGCGCGCGTGGGGCGGGTCGCAGGTGGCCGGCTGCGCGCTGCCGGTGGGCTTCCTCGGCGGGGTGGGCTTCGGCACCCAGCGCCCGCATCCGCTGACGCCACGGATGCGGATGGACCTCGGCTCGGTGCTGACCTGGCGCGACGAGGTGGAGGCCGCGATCGAGCGGCTGCGCGGCGCGGTGCGGCCGGTCGCGGTCCCCGCGGCCGAGCGCAGCGAACCCCCGGCGCCGTGA
- a CDS encoding lysophospholipid acyltransferase family protein: protein MLDLTYPPIILAAKTGFRLLGQRITMTGTEHVPREGGVLLACNHIGYVDFVYGGLAANPSGRLIRFMAKREIFDHPLGGPLMRSLHHIEVDRGEGLASFRTAVDFLQQGEAVGIFPEATISRSMDLKEFKTGAVRIAAEAGVPIVPVILWGTQRMMTKDHPRDFSRGKTISLTVGEPMHPDGSDPVGQTAQLRERMSSMLDGAIAAYPADEQPPGSWWVPARHGGSAPTPDEAARLDVEEKRARAAKRAAKRAQG, encoded by the coding sequence GTGCTGGACCTGACCTATCCCCCGATCATCCTCGCAGCCAAGACCGGATTCCGGCTGCTGGGCCAGCGCATCACGATGACGGGCACCGAGCACGTGCCACGTGAGGGCGGTGTGCTCCTCGCCTGCAACCACATCGGGTACGTCGACTTCGTCTACGGCGGCCTGGCCGCCAACCCCTCGGGTCGCCTCATCCGGTTCATGGCCAAGCGGGAGATCTTCGACCACCCGCTGGGCGGGCCGCTGATGCGCTCGCTGCACCACATCGAGGTCGACCGTGGCGAGGGCCTGGCCTCCTTCCGCACCGCCGTCGACTTCCTGCAGCAGGGAGAGGCCGTGGGGATCTTCCCCGAGGCCACCATCTCCCGCTCGATGGACCTCAAGGAGTTCAAGACCGGCGCCGTGCGGATCGCCGCCGAGGCCGGCGTGCCGATCGTGCCGGTGATCCTGTGGGGCACCCAGCGGATGATGACCAAGGACCACCCCCGCGACTTCTCGCGGGGCAAGACCATCTCGCTGACGGTGGGCGAGCCGATGCACCCCGACGGCAGCGACCCGGTGGGCCAGACGGCCCAGCTGCGGGAGCGGATGTCGTCGATGCTCGACGGCGCCATCGCGGCCTACCCGGCCGACGAGCAGCCCCCGGGCTCCTGGTGGGTGCCCGCGCGCCACGGCGGCTCCGCCCCGACCCCCGACGAGGCCGCCCGGCTCGACGTGGAGGAGAAGCGTGCCCGCGCGGCCAAGCGGGCCGCCAAGCGCGCCCAGGGCTGA
- the rpmH gene encoding 50S ribosomal protein L34 gives MSKRTYQPNNRRRHKVHGFRLRMRTRAGRSILNSRRRKGRKSISV, from the coding sequence GTGAGCAAGCGTACGTACCAGCCGAACAACCGCCGCCGCCACAAGGTGCACGGCTTCCGCCTGCGCATGCGCACCCGCGCCGGCCGCTCGATCCTGAACTCGCGGCGCCGCAAGGGCCGCAAGAGCATCTCGGTCTGA
- a CDS encoding aminotransferase-like domain-containing protein: protein MDSTPARSQTRLDSFVDLYAARTAGMTASEIRALFAVASRPEVVSLAGGMPNISGLPLDVVGGAIGELVEKHGTVAMQYGSGQGVPELREQITDVMRLEGIEAHPDDVVVTVGSQQAVDLVTRVFCDPGDVVICEAPSYVGALGVFRAYQAEVVHAEMDAHGLVPEALRQAIASVKAAGKTIKFLYTIPNFHNPAGVTMSAQRRTEVLEICREEGVLILEDNPYGLLGFEREPLRALRADEADTVIYLGSFSKTFAPGFRVGWALAPHPVREKLVLAQESATLCPPQFSQMAVSSYLASHDWVGQIKQFREMYRERRDAMVSALDDLMPAGCTWNVPEGGFYVWLGLPPGIDAKAMLPRAVTARVAYVPGTAFYADGFGSSAMRLSFCYPTPERIREGVRRLAGVLEAEIELRATFGATLPERGLPAGYDAPGSDVS from the coding sequence ATGGATTCCACACCCGCGCGCTCGCAGACCCGCCTCGACTCCTTCGTCGACCTCTACGCCGCGCGCACGGCCGGCATGACGGCCTCGGAGATCCGGGCCCTCTTCGCCGTCGCCTCCCGGCCCGAGGTCGTCTCGCTGGCCGGTGGGATGCCCAACATCTCCGGACTGCCGCTCGACGTCGTCGGTGGCGCCATCGGCGAGCTCGTCGAGAAGCACGGCACCGTGGCGATGCAGTACGGCTCGGGCCAGGGCGTGCCCGAGCTGCGCGAGCAGATCACCGACGTGATGCGGCTCGAGGGCATCGAGGCCCACCCCGACGACGTCGTGGTCACGGTCGGCTCCCAGCAGGCCGTCGACCTGGTCACCCGCGTCTTCTGCGACCCCGGCGACGTGGTGATCTGCGAGGCGCCGTCGTACGTCGGCGCGCTGGGCGTCTTCCGCGCCTACCAGGCCGAGGTCGTGCACGCCGAGATGGACGCGCACGGGCTGGTGCCCGAGGCGCTGCGCCAGGCGATCGCCTCGGTCAAGGCCGCAGGCAAGACGATCAAGTTCCTCTACACGATCCCGAACTTCCACAACCCCGCCGGCGTGACCATGTCGGCCCAGCGGCGCACCGAGGTGCTCGAGATCTGTCGCGAGGAGGGCGTGCTGATCCTCGAGGACAACCCCTACGGGCTGCTGGGCTTCGAGCGCGAGCCGCTGCGCGCGCTGCGCGCCGACGAGGCCGACACCGTGATCTACCTCGGGTCCTTCTCCAAGACCTTCGCCCCCGGCTTCCGGGTCGGCTGGGCGCTGGCGCCGCACCCGGTGCGCGAAAAGCTGGTGCTGGCCCAGGAGTCCGCGACCCTGTGCCCCCCGCAGTTCTCGCAGATGGCGGTGTCGTCCTACCTGGCCAGCCACGACTGGGTCGGACAGATCAAGCAGTTCCGCGAGATGTACCGCGAGCGCCGCGACGCCATGGTCTCCGCCCTCGACGACCTGATGCCCGCCGGTTGCACGTGGAACGTGCCCGAGGGCGGCTTCTACGTCTGGCTGGGCCTGCCCCCAGGCATCGACGCCAAGGCGATGCTGCCTCGGGCTGTCACGGCCCGGGTGGCCTACGTGCCCGGCACCGCGTTCTACGCCGACGGCTTCGGCTCCAGCGCCATGCGTCTGTCGTTCTGCTACCCCACCCCGGAGCGGATCCGCGAGGGCGTACGCCGCCTCGCCGGGGTGCTCGAGGCCGAGATCGAGCTGCGCGCGACGTTCGGCGCGACGCTGCCCGAGCGCGGCCTGCCGGCCGGCTACGACGCGCCCGGCAGCGACGTCAGCTGA
- the yidC gene encoding membrane protein insertase YidC, whose translation MGIIGDIFGFIATPLYYAISGILIGWHKLFDLLGLDPAGGMSWVLSIVGLTLVIRALLIPLFVKQIKASRNMQLIQPKVKELQKKYGHDRERLAQETMKLYKDSGTNPFASCLPLLLQMPIFFTLFRLLDQAAKNQTAHGFLTEDLARQFGDAKIFGQIPIADSFWQAGIWREGGGDPGVMFLALVLVLAMTATTFFTQRQLMSKNMPADALSGPYAQQQKMLLYVLPVAFGLGGVAFPIGVLLYWTTSNLWTMGQQFYVIRNNPAPGTPAFQAKAEREKAKAVKHGDVVAVDEPTAPPTPRRPAQRQQPKKQTRQQRRQTGNPKPDSTNGGSS comes from the coding sequence GTGGGCATCATCGGCGACATCTTCGGCTTCATCGCGACGCCGCTCTACTACGCCATCTCGGGCATCCTGATCGGCTGGCACAAGCTGTTCGACCTGCTCGGTCTCGACCCCGCGGGCGGCATGTCGTGGGTGCTCTCCATCGTCGGCCTGACCCTGGTCATCCGCGCGCTGCTGATCCCGCTGTTCGTCAAGCAGATCAAGGCCAGCCGCAACATGCAGCTGATCCAGCCGAAGGTCAAGGAGCTGCAGAAGAAGTACGGTCACGACCGGGAGCGTCTCGCCCAGGAGACGATGAAGCTCTACAAGGACTCGGGCACCAACCCGTTCGCGTCCTGCCTGCCGCTGCTGCTGCAGATGCCGATCTTCTTCACCCTCTTCCGACTGCTCGACCAGGCCGCGAAGAACCAGACCGCGCACGGCTTCCTGACCGAGGACCTGGCGCGCCAGTTCGGTGACGCGAAGATCTTCGGCCAGATCCCGATCGCCGACAGCTTCTGGCAGGCCGGCATCTGGCGCGAGGGCGGCGGCGACCCGGGCGTGATGTTCCTGGCGCTGGTGCTGGTGCTCGCCATGACCGCCACCACCTTCTTCACCCAGCGCCAGCTGATGAGCAAGAACATGCCGGCGGACGCGCTGTCCGGGCCCTACGCGCAGCAGCAGAAGATGCTGCTCTACGTGCTCCCCGTCGCCTTCGGCCTCGGTGGCGTGGCCTTCCCGATCGGTGTGCTCCTCTACTGGACGACCTCCAACCTGTGGACGATGGGCCAGCAGTTCTACGTGATCCGCAACAACCCCGCCCCCGGCACGCCGGCCTTCCAGGCCAAGGCCGAGCGCGAGAAGGCGAAGGCCGTCAAGCACGGTGACGTGGTCGCCGTCGACGAGCCGACCGCTCCCCCGACGCCGCGCCGCCCTGCGCAGCGCCAGCAGCCCAAGAAGCAGACCCGGCAGCAGCGCCGGCAGACCGGCAACCCCAAGCCGGACTCGACCAACGGAGGTTCCTCGTGA